Proteins co-encoded in one Oncorhynchus kisutch isolate 150728-3 linkage group LG1, Okis_V2, whole genome shotgun sequence genomic window:
- the LOC109906423 gene encoding transcription factor HES-5-like, which translates to MAPTYTSDSANTMLSAEDKHKLRKPVGEKMCRDRINTCIEQLKTLLEREFHKQDPNTKLEKADILEMTVGFLTQKLQPQSPVPQRAHSEGYSKCWRETLHFLSSSSMKDMMLQNLQRAGQDVCPSSPLSSQHQHHSQGPVKQATSGHKTVWRPW; encoded by the exons ATGGCTCCCACCTACACAAGTGACTCTGCCAACACCATGCTCTCTGCTGAAGACAAGCATAAA CTAAGGAAACCAGTTGGGGAGAAGATGTGTAGAGACCGCATCAACACCTGCATAGAGCAGCTCAAGACCCTGCTGGAGAGGGAGTTCCACAAACAGGACCCCAACACCAAGCTGGAGAAGGCTGACATCCTGGAGATGACGGTCGGGTTCCTGACGCAGAAGCTGCAGCCTCAGAGCCCAGTCCCCCAGAGGGCCCACAGTGAGGGCTACTCCAAGTGCTGGAGGGAGACCCTGCACTTCCTGTCTTCCAGCTCCATGAAGGACATGATGCTTCAGAACCTCCAGAGAGCTGGCCAGGACGTCTGCCCCTCCTCGCCACTCTCCTCCCAACATCAACACCACAGCCAGGGCCCAGTGAAGCAGGCCACCAGTGGTCACAAAACAGTGTGGAGACCCTGGTAG
- the LOC109906340 gene encoding transcription factor HES-5 yields MAPVNICDMVMTTKDKIKLRKPVVEKMRRDRINSSIEQLKTLLKTELQAHQPNSKLEKADILETAVVYLKDNSMRPAASFNVASPVQSYAEGFTRCLEETLRFLSAKNQPTGSQQKLLNHFHRAQKLGDRVVLSPNRATVPHNSSTPKRVTPGGRGPMWRPW; encoded by the exons ATGGCTCCTGTCAATATTTGCGACATGGTGATGACCACGAAAGATAAAATCAAA CTTAGaaaaccagtggtggaaaagatGCGCCGAGACCGCATTAACAGCAGCATCGAACAGCTCAAGACACTCCTCAAAACCGAACTTCAAGCACACCAACCCAACTCGAAACTGGAAAAGGCTGACATTCTCGAGACAGCTGTGGTTTACCTGAAAGACAACAGCATGCGCCCTGCTGCTTCATTCAACGTAGCGTCACCTGTCCAAAGCTACGCGGAGGGATTCACCCGCTGCCTGGAGGAGACGCTGCGCTTCCTCTCAGCGAAAAACCAGCCGACTGGCTCACAACAGAAGCTTCTCAATCACTTCCATCGCGCTCAGAAACTCGGTGATAGAGTCGTGCTGAGTCCAAACCGCGCAACGGTCCCTCACAACAGCAGCACTCCGAAACGTGTCACCCCAGGTGGAAGAGGGCCCATGTGGAGACCCTGGTGA